In Malassezia japonica chromosome 2, complete sequence, one DNA window encodes the following:
- the SET2 gene encoding [histone H3]-lysine(4) N-trimethyltransferase (EggNog:ENOG503NU70; COG:K; BUSCO:EOG09261B14) translates to MPQLVSDLPVVNDAALATFEELGSCIYQTSRMGRTRGQDDPSCECTLKRGAAYACTEESGCINRLTQVECMADVCECGKHCKNQRFQKREYSPVDIVLTPNKGYGLRAAADITSDAFVYEYMGEVINHDTFMRRMQQYKDERIEHFYFMMLQRDEYIDATKRGARSRFINHSCNPNCYVSKWHVGRHVRMGIFAKRDILAGEELTFNYNVDRYGNDAQPCYCGEANCVGTLGGRTQTDVVTMSDLYIDALGIAEEVKALRATLPRGKRSKILDEDFHATLSPMHEEESARVITAMRQATSSKHILEKLLQRVAMTDEVSVHKACVKLHGFVVLAGVLEEWSDDEGVVSLSLQCLAKWPLLARDKVVDSGIDAQVRRIADGEGATKSLATSLLDAWERLETTFRIARRAQDAEDAANGAEGSASWAARRRAEAEAAHRAAHAPDTVSSNLRALLSYRDGDETPSSAATPKPPPKVEAAPAPAPVPSISIDDIIRRANEENEAQQRKAAEEAAAAAAAAEAAAAAKEQAAKRRREKDPSEKRMEKKPKKAEPDLGALEKQLAKLVGALVVKQLSKVKQDLDREKFKRHAKELTRILVSKEKRNPKSWPPRDELKELSEEKRRKMKIFAHGYIKKLLQRKRQGSEGADSTEGTDAMDASFADTSMDASLADVSMDVGDTTVADVFDESEDEGTEATT, encoded by the exons ATGCCGCAGCTGGTGAGCGACCTGCCGGTCGTGaacgatgcggcgctcgcgacaTTCGAGGAGCTGGGTTCATGTATTTACCAGACGAGCCGCATGGGGCGTACGCGCGGCCAGGATGACCCGTCGTGCGAGTGCACACtcaagcgcggcgctgcctaTGCATGCACGGAGGAGAGCGGGTGTATCAACCGCCTGACGCAGGTCGAGTGTATGGCCGACGTGTGCGAGTGTGGCAAGCACTGCAAGAACCAGCG cttCCAAAAGCGCGAATATTCCCCAGTGGACATTGTCCTGACGCCAAACAAGGGCTACGGCCTGCGGGCTGCGGCCGACATCACCTC GGACGCGTTTGTGTACGAGTACATGGGCGAGGTGATCAACCACGATACCTTTAtgcggcgcatgcagcAGTACAaagacgagcgcatcgagcactTTTACTTTATGAtgctccagcgcgacgagtACATTGATGCGAcgaagcgcggcgcacgctcgcgcttcaTCAACCACAGCTGCAACCCGAACTGCTATGTGAGCAAGTGGCACGTCGGGCGCCATGTGCGTATGGGCATCTTTGCCAAGCGCGATATCCTGGCCGGCGAAGAACTCACCTTTAATTACAACGTCGACCGCTACGG AAACGATGCGCAGCCATGCTACTGTGGCGAAGCCAACTGTGTCGGCACGCTGGGCGGGCGCACACAGACGGATGTCGTCACCATGAGCGACCTGTACATTGACGCGCTCGGTATCGCCGAAGAggtcaaggcgctgcgcgcgacgctcccgAGGGGCAAGCGCAGCAAGATCCTGGACGAAGACTTCCACGCGACCCTCTCACCGATGCACGAGGAGGAGAGCGCGCGGGTCATcacggcgatgcgccagGCGACCTCGTCGAAGCACATTCTGGAGAAGCTGCTTCAGCGTGTGGCCATGACCGACGAGGTGAGCGTGCACAAGGCGTGTGTCAAGCTGCACGGTTTTGTCGTTCTTGCCGGTGTCCTCGAAGAGTGGTCGGATGACGAGGGGGTCGTTAGCCTTAGCCTGCAGTGCCTCGCCAAGTGGCCGCTCCTTGCCCGCGACAAGGTCGTCGACTCGGGCATCGACGCGCAGGTCCGCCGCAttgccgacggcgagggAGCGACCAAATCGCTCGCAAcgtcgctcctcgacgcgtgGGAGCGCCTCGAAACGACATTCCGCatcgcacgccgcgcccagGACGCGGAGGACGCGGCAAACGGCGCAGAAGGCTCCGCATCGtgggccgcgcggcggcgtgccgaggctgaggcggcgcaccgcgcagcCCACGCACCGGACACGGTGTCGTCGAACCTGCGTGCATTGTTATCGtaccgcgacggcgacgagacgcCGTCTTCTGCCGCGACGCCCAAGCCCCCGCCCAAGGTGGaagcggcgccggcaccggcgcctgTCCCCTCGATCTCGATTGACGATATCATCCGCCGCGCGAACGAAGagaacgaggcgcagcagcgcaaggcggccgaggaggcggctgccgccgccgctgccgccgaggccgccgctgctgccAAGGAGCAGGCGGCCAAGCGGCGCCGGGAAAAAGACCCGAGCGAGAAGCGCATGGAAAAGAAGCCGAAAAAGGCCGAGCCCGACCTCGGTGCGCTAGagaagcagctcgcgaAGCTGGTCGGTGCCTTGGTCGTCAAGCAGCTGTCCAAGGTCAAGCAGGACCTTGACCGCGAAAAGTTTAAGCGGCACGCGAAAGAG TTGACGCGCATTCTCGTCAGCAAGGAGAAGCGCAACCCCAAGTCGTGGCCGccacgcgacgagctcaagGAGCTCAGCGAGGAAAAGCGGCGAAAGATGAAGATTTTTGCGCACGGGTACATCAAAAAGCTGCTCCAACGCAAGCGGCAAGGCAGCGAGGGGGCAGACTCGACAGAGGGCACCGACGCGATGGACGCGTCGTTTGCAGACACCTCGATGGACGCatcgctcgccgacgtgtcgatggacgtcggcgacacgaccgtcgccgacgtcttTGACGAGTCCGAAGACGAGGGCACGGAGGCCACTACATAG
- a CDS encoding uncharacterized protein (EggNog:ENOG503NZ96; COG:U; COG:Y) produces the protein MSALTQLVQPSPAKEQVRHGVEGACRSLASVNAAERDAAGAALLQFAHSPDLVDESAFLLGCTDDASVHFHVLGALLSQLGRLDVSDEKREVRSLVSLSDWLLQAATVRRDAPAYVASRQMRAIVLLAKRAGGHIAALDPAPIVALVQHATSLIQSEHKAVGLQLALAIAQEMDVSALPGVDADGVQVGLSTDEHVWAHAVVQVHGMPVLLPATLQTLYASQDDIALLLPAALATSALLEWDWNAIPLLPAAAQQYAPAQLLEAVQRPGCESEGVPSGVADILLSPDLPGLLGSAARAAGSAADAMPDKALAARNAAHALRGALQHVAAYAPAENEGKWSAQRLAFAKALGTYVDETATRVAQSSVLTTELDVLRILAQIYQGLVSGHSGRVILAAGASEVEGLLHALAHLTQASFHAALYLAPSCADEESLAEADAAVTEVLALWRALLCALESPDAPPVLEAVHSHVRDHVVLAYQAGRLHAAQAAAANDSEMREEQASDAEAYDEQLTLYAALGRTCLGDAVGALAAAQVALQASLSAGPSDATWEQLHWLAMLTGHLVADAPAAETVSLPDAAVHSDTATQDALLALLHAMSLVLLPALLPHGPNDAHAASPQVVASLLVMTARWVPTYLLRTDSARVGAPLTGASGEHVLDTLLGEVRTALDVWRSDADVLIAAAALLESFAHTPGAMSVLLARDAMQGLVRDALTSLESLPDAAHAPLLRAFVRCLDTARDGPVSASDARAVYYPLVLEAVQARMASAVRASTAPQLAASVHSALRLVEVLAGCADPHTSRAVHEQLIAQLPAVVEIAQALTAHPDVLCAALQAVRAVLCALEELEVDHGPVAHSVHALLATVRPTLGDADAEEVWVLYLGTICALAQVCAPTDLAPLCDAGGVRTSDPAAVSAASFAAAMSFLSLETLAIVPVREALAECTVALLLKTSAVLLGSADGTPSDTPSPLVLLASGMRTAPLAVPSANPLEVVLRTAALLAGTADTTIDVQVTALAPAVGLLCARLPAVPPNTISAPQVQQSVDRLAWDLVRALFLRPLHLPLLSSLVLMLRSITLARVHAEWLGGQSSYVHALEVGCASVPLSDAHRAVLGEGVQGLVQQILTSQPPSPQNVAPALAARMHAKEEQKACLALCRAVRPQLLQARGVLCVQ, from the coding sequence ATGAGCGCGTTGACGCAGCTGGTGCAGCCAAGCCCGGCGAaggagcaggtgcgccATGGCGTAGAGGGGGCATGCAGGTCCCTCGCGTCGGTGAACGCagcggagcgcgacgcggcaggTGCAGCGCTACTGCAATTTGCGCACAGCCCGGATCTCGTAGACGAATCCGCCTTTCTTCTTGGCTGCACGGACGATGCATCCGTGCACTTTCACGTCCTCGGCGCACTGCTCAGCCAGCTGGGGCGGCTCGACGTGAGCGacgagaagcgcgaggtgcgctcgctcgtgTCTCTCAGCGACTGGCTGCTCCAGGCAGCGACCGTGCGCAgagacgcgccggcgtacgtcgcctcgcgccagATGCGCGCGATCGTCTTGCtggcgaagcgcgcgggGGGGCACATTGCGGCACTGGATCCGGCGCCGATCGTGGCCCTGGTTCAGCACGCCACCTCGCTCATCCAGTCCGAGCACAAGGCAGTCGGACTGCAGCTCGCTCTGGCCATCGCGCAGGAGATGGACGTGTCGGCGCTCCCTGGCGTCGATGCCGACGGCGTCCAAGTGGGACTGAGCACGGACGAGCACGTTTGGGCACACGCAGTCGTCCAGGTGCACGGCATGCCGGTGTTGCTTCCGGCGACACTCCAGACGCTCTATGCCAGCCAAGACGACATTGCGTTGCTGCTcccggccgcgctcgcgacaAGCGCGCTCCTTGAGTGGGACTGGAACGCGATTCCCCTGctgccggcggccgcacaGCAATATGCGCCTGCACAGCTCCTCGAAGCCGTGCAGCGCCCAGGGTGCGAGTCGgagggcgtgccgagcggcgtggcCGACATCCTCTTGTCGCCCGACCTCCCTGGCCTGCTAGGCTCGgctgcacgcgcagcgGGGAGCGCTGCTGATGCGATGCCCGATAAGGCGCTTGCTGCACGCAACGCCGCGCATGCACTCCGTGGCGCGTTGCAGCATGTCGCTGCCTATGCCCCGGCAGAGAACGAGGGCAAATGGAGCgcacagcgcctcgcgttCGCCAAGGCCCTCGGAACCTATGTCGACGAGACGGCtacgcgcgtcgcgcagtcGTCCGTGCTTAcgaccgagctcgacgtgctccgcATTCTCGCACAGATCTACCAAGGTCTCGTGTCGGGCCACAGCGGCCGTGTGATCCTTGCCGCCGGTGCGAGCGAGGTCGAGGGCCTGCTGCATGCGCTTGCCCACCTCACACAGGCGAGCTTCCATGCGGCACTCTACCTTGCGCCGTCATGCGCCGACGAAGAgagcctcgccgaggcggatgcGGCCGTGACAGAAGTGCTTGCCTTGTGGCGCGCACTGCTCTgtgcgctcgagtcgcccgacgcgccgccggtgctcgaggcggtccACTCGCATGTGCGCGACCACGTCGTCTTGGCCTACCAGGCCGGCCgcctgcacgccgcccagGCCGCAGCGGCTAACGACAGCGAgatgcgcgaggagcaggcgagcgacgccgaggcgtacgacgagcagctcacgctgtacgcggcgcttgggcgtacgtgcctcggcgacgcggtgggCGCTCTCGCCGCAGCACAAGTGGCCCTCCAAGCGTCGCTCTCCGCCGGCCCGTCGGACGCGACGTGGGAGCAGCTGCACTGGCTTGCGATGCTCACGGgccacctcgtcgcggatGCACCCGCCGCCGAGACCGTGAGCCtgcccgacgccgcggtgcACTCGGACACTGCGACGCAGGACGCACTCCTGGCACTGCTGCACGCCATGAGCCTCGTCCTGCTGCCGGCCCTGCTGCCCCACGGCCCGAacgatgcgcacgccgctaGTCCGCAGGTCGTTGCATCGCTCCTCGTAAtgacggcgcgctgggtGCCGACGTACCTGCTGCGTACGGACagtgcgcgcgtcggcgcaccgctgacgggcgcgagcggcgagcaTGTCCTTGATACGCTCCTGGGCGAGGTGCGTaccgcgctcgacgtgtgGCGCTCGGACGCGGACGTGCTCATtgctgccgctgcgcttctCGAATCGTTTGCACACACGCCCGGCGCCATGTCggtgctccttgcgcgcgacgcgatgcAGGGCCttgtgcgcgacgcgctcacctcgctcgagagcctgccggacgccgcgcacgccccaCTCTTGCGCGCGTTTGTGCGGTGCCTCGACACCGCGCGCGATGGGCCGgtgtcggcgagcgacgcgcgcgcagtGTACTACCCCCTTGTCCTCGAGGCCGTCCAAGCACGGAtggcctcggcggtgcgcgcaagcactgcgccgcagcttgCCGCGTCGGTGCACTCAGCGCTGCGTCTGGTGGAAGTGCtcgccggctgcgccgaTCCgcacacgtcgcgcgccgtgcacgagcagctcattgcgcagctccCTGCAGTCGTCGAGATCGCTCAGGCGCTGACGGCACACCCCGACGTGCTGTGTGCGGCGTTGCAGGCCGTCCGTGCGGTGCTCTGTGCGCTGGAAGAGCTCGAGGTGGATCACGGCCCAGTGGCGCACAGCGtgcatgcgctcctcgcgacTGTGCGCCCTAcactcggcgacgcggacgcaGAAGAGGTGTGGGTGCTGTACCTCGGCACGATctgcgcgctggcgcaggtctgtgcgccgaccgaccttgcgccgctgtgcgatgcgggcggcgtgcgcacgagcgaTCCTGCGGCCGTATCGGCCGCGTCGTTCGCCGCAGCCATGTCGTTCCTCTCGCTCGAAACGCTCGCCATTGTcccggtgcgcgaggcgcttgcggagTGCACCGTGGCACTCTTGCTCAAGACGAGTgccgtgctgctcggcagcgcggacggcacgccgagcgatACGCCGTCGCCActcgtcctgctcgccTCGGggatgcgcaccgcgccgctggccgtgccgagcgccaaTCCCCTGGAAGTCGTTCTGCGTACcgctgcgctgcttgcgggCACGGCGGACACCACCATCGATGTGCAGGTCACTGCGCTTGCGCCCGCCGTCGGCCTCTTGTGTGCCCGCCTGCCTGCTGTGCCGCCGAACACGATCAGTGCGCCGCAGGTGCAGCAGAGCGTCGACCGACTGGCATGGGACTtggtgcgcgcgctcttTTTGCGCCCCCTACACCTCCCCCTCCTCTCGTCGCTGGTGCTGATGCTGCGCTCGATTACCCTTGCGCGCGTCCACGCCGAGTGGCTCGGCGGCCAGTCGTCGTacgtgcacgcgctcgaggtcggctgcgcctcggtgccgctctcggacgcgcaccgcgccgtgctggGCGAGGGCGTGCAGGGCCTCGTGCAGCAGATCCTCACCTCGCAGCCCCCGTCCCCCCAGAAcgtggcgccggcgctggccgcACGCATGCACGCAAAGGAGGAGCAGAAAGCGTGTCTTGCCCTgtgccgcgcggtgcggccgCAACTCTTGCAagcacgcggcgtgctctgTGTACAATAG
- the RAD14 gene encoding DNA repair protein rad14 (COG:L; BUSCO:EOG092641G3; EggNog:ENOG503NYT9): MADSEDATGAPRAKRTAEEAEIVEANRAKARQSLRRMASHQASTTAPASIRDARAATKEAPIPQAQALPRDKALGDYIEFDLTRLRNSKGGFLVEDEAEDPVVALENLRKEQEREKQRLRDQMEPGISLDPTTRPVCEVCQSPDVMYEPFLRVFNVRVCRSCERTHPEQYSLLTKTEAKEDYLLTDAELADGELLPHLLKKNPHKSTYSNMMLFLRKQVEAYAFSDVKWGSAEALDREYARRQADKSQKRVRKFEQGLARLRRRTIRDNIWQERRDAEHIHDWESLPGSLQLCRSCGQRVEVEEL, translated from the exons ATGGCGGACTCGGAGGACGCcacaggcgcgccgcgcgcgaagcgcaccgccgaAGAGGCCGAGATTGTCGAGGCGAACCGCGCGAAAG CGCGGCAGAGCCTCCGCCGCATGGCGTCGCACCAGGCGAGCACGACGGCCCCTGCCTCGATCCGCgatgcacgcgccgcgaccaAAGAGGCGCCGATACCCCAGGCCCAGGCGCTGCCCCGCGACAAGGCCCTTGGCGACTATATCGAGTTTGACTTGACGCGCCTACGCAACTCCAAGGGTGGTTTCCTGGTGGAAGATGAGGCGGAAGACCCCGTGGTCGCGCTCGAAAacctgcgcaaggagcaggagcgtgagaagcagcggctgcgcgaccAGATGGAGCCTGGTATCAGTCTCGACCCTACGACGCGCCCCGTGTGCGAGGTGTGCCAGTCGCCGGACGTGATGTACGAGCCCTTTCTGCGTGTCTTTAACGTGCGCGTGTGCCGCTCGTGCGAGCGCACACACCCCGAGCAGTACTCTCTCCTGACCAAGACAGAGGCAAAAGAGGACTACCTGCtgaccgacgccgagctcgcggacggcgagctgctcccCCACCTCCTAAAAAAAAATCCTCATAAATCGACCTACAGCAACATGATGCTCTTCCTACGCAAGCAAGTCGAGGCCTATGCCTTCTCCGACGTAAAGTGGGGcagtgccgaggcgctcgaccgcgagtacgcgcggcggcaggcggACAAGTCGCAGAAGCGCGTGCGAAAATTTGAGCAgggccttgcgcgcctgcgccgccgcacgatCCGTGACAATATCTGGCAGGAACGGCGCGATGCGGAGCATATCCACGACTGGGAGTCGCTCCCCGGCAGCCTGCAGTTGTGCCGCAGCTGTgggcagcgcgtcgaggtcgaggagctgtAG
- a CDS encoding uncharacterized protein (EggNog:ENOG503P6PG), translating to MSHPPESSPQAAAPLALPSKEDAAATKVEVDAPNTVKLDHLGPIVVNSDGTLARVPNWHEMTKDEQERTTRILAKRNQARLEKLRGDVAPPSS from the exons ATGTCGCATCCCCCCGAGTCGTCGCCGCaggccgcagcgccgcttgcgctcccGTCCAAGGAGGACGCGGCTGCGACCAaggtcgaggtcgacgcgcccaaCACCGTCAAGCTCGACCACCTTGGCCCGATCGTT GTGAACTCGGACGGC AcgcttgcgcgcgtgccAAACTGGCACGAGATGACCAAggacgagcaggagcgcaccACACGCATCCTCGCCAAGCGCAaccaggcgcgcctcgaaaagctccgcggcgacgtcgcccCGCCGTCCTCGTAG
- the SOD2 gene encoding superoxide dismutase (EggNog:ENOG503NZG9; COG:P): MFSFATRRAATTLSAAPRMGVRAKHTLPELPYGYGALEPFISGEIMEVHHSKHHQTYVNNLNTAEDSLADAMAQGNTKGEISALKAINFNGGGDINHTLFWNNLAPTKEGGGELGSGELRSAVERDFGSLDKLKEKFNAQLAGIQGSGWGWLGYSPVNGKLDVVTTANQDPLLSHIPLIGIDAWEHAYYLQYKNVKADYFKQIWNVINFEEAEKRLKAAQK, encoded by the exons ATGTTTTCCTTTGCCACTCGCCGTGCTGCTACTACGCTGAGCGCCGCCCCCCGTATGGGCGTGCGTGCTAAGCACACCCTCCCTGAGCTGCCCTACGGCTACGGT GCCCTTGAGCCCTTCATCTCGGGTGAGATCATGGAGGTGCACCACAGCAAGCACCACCAGACCTACGTGAACAACCTCAACACTGCTGAGGACTCGCTGGCTGATGCTATGGCCCAAGGCAACACCAAGGGTGAGATCTCTGCCCTGAAGGCCATCAACTTCAACGGCGGTGGTGACATCAACCACACGCTGTTCTGGAACAACCTTGCCCCCACCAAGGAGGGCGgtggcgagctcggcagcggTGAGCTCCGCTCGGCCGTTGAGCGCGACTTTGGCTCGCTTGACAAGCTCAAGGAGAAGTTCAACGCTCAGCTCGCTGGCATCCAGGGCTCCGGCTGGGGTTGGCTCGGCTACAGCCCCGTCAACGGCAAGCTCGACGTCGTGACGACTGCGAACCAGGACCCCCTCCTGTCGCACATCCCCCTGATCGGCATCGACGCCTGGGAGCACGCCTACTACCTCCAGTACAAGAACGTCAAGGCCGACTACTTCAAGCAGATCTGGAACGTGATCAACTTTGAGGAGGCCGAGAAGCGTCTCAAGGCTGCCCAGAAGTAA
- a CDS encoding uncharacterized protein (COG:K; EggNog:ENOG503P8H6): MERSVRCYAVLLARSARRRTHETPCPATDDWSWWSAWSNAERAHFFHALARHSRWRPDAIAADIGRPVEEVARAIRRFDRQVRRVEGLEKRVGRRRTYKARLTQAPAAREMSTLWLAQEEQCAAALVRGADRIASAQAGPAHASAAADFLRCEKAEGIWTALSRMLVLPSRPSWPPTLEPTEAYRAYAHVQRVPILKTPEHVAGLVNDLLEARLLTFSQPTSSITPEVLLKNGKVQWLEADPSVPAWLDVPALALRMARTRRTSYLGMDMARALARHIEAFLYHTLYELTIVGERTLRPGAIDEQHVWACVARLGYPVYATHHDDERPTLDAGLLHSMAVARACADPPVAWREDAQKMGRNIVHPEVLDDDESDKEDEDVHHEQLDASVAERRADDAEAHYREAPTAEQLCEDAHERQAPREIGHTPEDRDNVAMEDADQRTKDQHPS, translated from the exons ATGGAGCGCTCCGTGCGTTGCTACGcggtgctcctcgcgcggagtgcacggcggcgcacgcacgaaACGCCGTGCCCGGCGACCGACGACTGGAGCTGGTGGTCGGCGTGGAGCaacgcggagcgcgcgcatTTCTTTCACGCACTCGCACGCCATTCGCGATGGCGCCCGGATGCGATCGCGGCGGATATCGGCAGGCCGGTCGAGGAGGTCGCGCGTGCGATCCGCCGCTTTGATCGGCAAGtgcggcgtgtcgagggGCTTGAGAAGCGagtcgggcggcggcggacgtACAAGGCCCgcctgacgcaggcgcctgcagcgcgcgagATGTCCACTTTATGGCTCGCACAGGAAGAGcagtgcgctgcggcgctcgtgcgggGCGCGGACCGCATTGCCAGTGCACAGGCTGGGCCAGCACATGCATCGGCAGCCGCCGACTTTTTGCGATGCGAAAAGGCCGAAGGGATATGGACGGCTCTTTCACGGATGCTCGTCCTGCCGAGCCGCCCGTCGTGGCCTCCGACGCTTGAGCCTACCGAAGCATACCGCGCATACGCACatgtgcagcgcgtgcctATCCTCAAAACGCCCGAGCATGTGGCTGGGCTCGTGAATGATCTTTTAGAGGCACGCCTCCTTACCTTTTCGCAGCCGACCTCGTCCATAACCCCTGAGGTCCTGCTCAAGAATGGAAAGGTGCAGTggctcgaggcggatcCGAGTGTGCCTGCATGGCTTGACGTGCCTGCGCTTGCATTGCGCATGGCAAGAACACGACGTACGTCGTACCTTGGCATGGACATGGCGCGCGCACTCGCACGGCACATCGAGGCTTTTCTGTACCATACCCTCTATGAGCTGACTATTGttggcgagcgcacgctgcggccAGGTGCGATTGATGAACAGCATGTGTGGGCGTGTGTCGCCCGGCTTGGATACCCCGTGTATGCGACGCATCACGACGATGAACGCCCGACACTCGATGCGGGCCTCTTGCACTCGATGGCCGTTGCGCGCGCGTGTGCAGACCCCCCTGTGGCATGGAGGGAAGATGCGCAGAAAATGGGCAGGAATATTGTCCATCCCGAGGTGCTGGACGACGATGAGTCGGACAAGGAAGACGAGGACGTGCACCACGAGCAACTGGACGCGAGTGTGGCAGAGCGCCGAGCGGATGACGCCGAGGCACACTATCGAGAGGCGCCGACCGCAGAGCAACTCTGTGAAGATGCCCATGAGAGACAAGCGCCCCGCGAGATAGGGCACACGCCCGAGGATCGCGACAATGTTGCGATGGAGGATGCAGACCAG CGCACCAAGGACCAGCATCCGTCGTGA